In Bryobacteraceae bacterium, the following proteins share a genomic window:
- the nth gene encoding endonuclease III: MARKSPKTAAERKARVDDILAGLDRMYPNVTCELVHENGWQLLVATILSAQCTDKRVNMVTPGLFRKYPAIEDFANVPQEELAEDIRSTGFFNNKAKSIIGAAKTVLGEFGGEIPRTMEEMLRIPGAARKTANVVLGTVYGIASGVVVDTHVARISQRLDLTKETDPVKIERDLTKLIPKDRWILFSHQMIHHGRQLCAARNPKCQACPIEPLCHAKDKSV; this comes from the coding sequence TTGGCCCGAAAATCGCCCAAAACCGCAGCCGAACGCAAGGCCCGCGTCGACGACATACTCGCGGGTTTGGACCGCATGTATCCGAACGTCACCTGCGAGCTTGTCCATGAGAACGGGTGGCAGCTCCTGGTGGCGACGATCCTGTCGGCGCAGTGCACCGACAAGCGCGTGAACATGGTGACGCCGGGCCTGTTCCGCAAGTATCCGGCGATCGAGGATTTCGCCAACGTTCCGCAGGAAGAGTTGGCCGAGGATATCCGGTCCACGGGTTTCTTCAACAACAAGGCCAAGTCGATCATCGGCGCGGCGAAGACGGTGCTTGGCGAGTTCGGCGGCGAGATTCCGCGGACGATGGAGGAGATGCTGCGGATACCGGGAGCGGCTCGCAAAACCGCGAACGTCGTGCTCGGAACGGTGTATGGGATCGCGAGCGGCGTGGTGGTGGATACGCATGTGGCGCGGATCTCTCAGCGGCTTGACCTGACGAAGGAAACGGATCCGGTGAAGATCGAGCGCGACCTGACGAAACTGATCCCGAAGGACCGCTGGATTCTCTTCTCGCACCAGATGATCCATCACGGCCGTCAACTGTGCGCGGCGCGCAACCCGAAGTGCCAGGCGTGCCCGATCGAGCCTCTTTGCCATGCGAAGGACAAGTCGGTTTAG
- a CDS encoding carbon-nitrogen hydrolase family protein: MTYNHSIPYRIALANLRIAATPAESVELTCAAIAEAARAGAAIVCFPECYVPGYRTPGKALPPPDAAFLERAWTTIAAAAAQARVAVVLGSERLEESRLLVTALVIHADGSRGGFQDKVQLDPSEEATYSPGAGRRVFQAGPLTFGVAICHEGWRYPETVRWAARHGAQVVFHPQFHDAEPGAYAPSAYADPRNTFHEKALLCRAAENTCYIASANIACAGSPTTSVVVRPDGAVLAWQPYGREGLLVADLDLTAATGLLARRLRPV; this comes from the coding sequence ATGACCTACAATCATAGCATTCCCTACCGCATCGCACTCGCCAATCTCCGTATCGCCGCAACGCCCGCCGAATCGGTGGAACTCACATGCGCCGCCATCGCCGAAGCAGCCCGCGCCGGCGCCGCCATCGTCTGTTTTCCCGAATGCTATGTGCCCGGCTACCGCACTCCCGGAAAGGCGTTGCCACCGCCGGACGCCGCCTTCCTCGAGCGCGCCTGGACCACGATCGCCGCGGCGGCGGCCCAAGCCCGCGTGGCCGTCGTGCTCGGCTCCGAACGCCTCGAAGAATCGCGCCTTCTCGTAACCGCGCTCGTCATCCACGCAGACGGCTCGCGCGGCGGCTTTCAGGACAAGGTCCAGCTCGATCCGTCCGAAGAAGCCACCTACTCGCCCGGCGCCGGACGCCGAGTCTTTCAAGCCGGACCGCTCACGTTCGGCGTCGCCATCTGCCACGAAGGATGGCGCTATCCGGAAACCGTCCGCTGGGCCGCGCGGCACGGCGCTCAGGTGGTGTTCCACCCGCAGTTCCACGACGCCGAGCCCGGCGCCTACGCGCCGTCCGCCTACGCCGATCCACGGAATACCTTCCACGAAAAGGCGCTTCTCTGCCGAGCCGCGGAGAACACCTGCTACATCGCCTCCGCCAACATCGCGTGCGCCGGATCGCCCACGACGTCCGTCGTCGTCCGGCCCGACGGCGCCGTTCTCGCCTGGCAACCCTATGGCCGCGAAGGCCTGCTCGTCGCCGATCTCGACCTCACGGCCGCCACGGGGCTTCTCGCACGCCGGCTGCGGCCCGTGTAG
- a CDS encoding aspartate aminotransferase family protein — translation MAREFDLTPRAVSPVSTKFRRIATPLPAPDSVHILETLHKYEPIAMSGQPPILWDHAEGFQVWDTAGNCWIDWSSGVLITNAGHGRKQIADAVANQAHKLLTNYCFPNEPRAKLVERLATMLGEPDRKVFLLTTGSEAVECAIKLCRTHGVKVGGRAKNVVVSFDKAFHGRTLGSQQAGGIPGLKEWIVNLDPGFVQIPFPDGFRTRDTSFEGFLRALAETGTQPADVCGVILETYQGGSAAFAPVEYMQQLRAWCTGRKALLVCDEVQAGFGRTGTLAGYQHYGIVPDLSTWGKGISSSLPISCVIGRADVMDLHPPGSMTSTHTGNPVCCAAALANLDLILAEDLSGNSARMGAILHDRLRAMKARHKEIGCVDGKGLVAGAACVHPESMEPDADLAWDTVRRAVEKGVLMFSPVGLGGATIKICPPLVINQEALEESLGAFEEAFAEALAARAVAV, via the coding sequence ATGGCCAGAGAGTTCGACTTGACCCCCCGCGCCGTTTCGCCTGTTTCGACGAAGTTCCGGCGCATCGCGACACCGCTTCCCGCGCCCGATTCCGTCCACATCCTGGAAACGCTCCACAAATACGAACCCATCGCCATGAGCGGCCAGCCGCCCATTCTTTGGGACCACGCCGAGGGCTTCCAGGTTTGGGATACGGCCGGCAATTGCTGGATCGATTGGTCGAGCGGAGTACTCATCACCAATGCGGGCCATGGGCGCAAGCAGATCGCCGACGCGGTCGCCAATCAGGCCCACAAGCTCCTCACGAACTACTGCTTCCCCAACGAACCACGTGCGAAGCTGGTCGAACGCCTTGCCACCATGCTCGGCGAGCCGGATCGCAAGGTCTTCCTGCTCACTACCGGTTCGGAAGCCGTGGAGTGCGCCATCAAGCTCTGCCGGACGCACGGCGTGAAAGTAGGCGGCCGCGCCAAGAACGTGGTTGTCTCCTTCGACAAAGCCTTTCACGGACGCACGCTCGGCTCCCAACAGGCCGGCGGCATCCCCGGCCTCAAGGAGTGGATCGTCAATCTCGACCCCGGCTTCGTCCAGATTCCCTTCCCTGACGGCTTCCGCACGCGCGACACCAGCTTCGAGGGTTTCCTGCGCGCCCTGGCCGAGACCGGCACGCAGCCCGCCGACGTCTGCGGCGTCATCCTCGAAACGTATCAGGGCGGCAGCGCCGCCTTCGCGCCTGTTGAATACATGCAGCAATTGCGCGCCTGGTGCACGGGACGCAAGGCGCTGCTGGTGTGCGACGAGGTGCAGGCCGGTTTTGGCCGCACCGGCACGCTCGCCGGCTATCAACACTACGGCATCGTGCCGGACCTTTCCACCTGGGGCAAGGGCATCTCGAGTTCGCTGCCCATCTCCTGCGTGATCGGCCGCGCCGACGTGATGGACCTTCATCCGCCCGGCTCGATGACTTCCACTCACACCGGAAACCCGGTCTGTTGCGCCGCCGCGCTCGCCAACCTCGACCTCATCCTCGCCGAGGACCTGTCGGGCAACTCAGCCCGCATGGGCGCGATTCTGCACGATCGGCTGCGCGCGATGAAAGCGCGTCACAAGGAGATCGGCTGCGTGGACGGCAAGGGCCTCGTCGCCGGCGCCGCATGCGTGCACCCCGAATCGATGGAGCCGGACGCGGACCTGGCATGGGACACCGTACGCCGCGCCGTGGAAAAAGGCGTCCTGATGTTCTCGCCCGTCGGCCTCGGCGGCGCCACCATCAAGATCTGCCCGCCTCTGGTGATCAATCAGGAAGCTCTCGAGGAGAGTCTCGGAGCGTTCGAAGAGGCATTCGCGGAAGCGCTCGCCGCGCGCGCCGTCGCGGTGTGA
- a CDS encoding haloacid dehalogenase type II, translating into MSVPLVKALTFDVFGTVVDWRGSIAAEGVRLGRARGIDIDWEKFADRWRAGYGPSMDLVRKGQLPWMTIDQLHRRILDRLLDEFNITGLSESDKEQWNHVWRRLRPWRDSVAGLTRLKAHYIIATLSNGNVALLTNMAKNAGLPWDAILSAELAGHYKTDPEVYQTAARLLGLKPEECMMVAAHKNDLRAAAKVGFRTAFVERPLEFGPMRTPDMAVEPDIDLHASDFLDLARLLGA; encoded by the coding sequence ATGTCCGTGCCGCTGGTGAAGGCGCTCACTTTCGACGTGTTCGGAACCGTCGTCGACTGGCGCGGATCCATCGCGGCTGAAGGCGTCCGCTTGGGACGGGCCCGCGGAATCGATATCGACTGGGAGAAGTTCGCCGACCGTTGGCGCGCCGGCTATGGTCCGTCGATGGATCTCGTTCGCAAGGGCCAGCTCCCGTGGATGACGATTGATCAGTTGCATCGGCGCATCCTCGATCGCTTGCTCGACGAGTTCAATATCACCGGACTCTCGGAATCCGACAAGGAGCAATGGAACCACGTCTGGCGCCGTCTGCGGCCGTGGCGCGATTCGGTGGCTGGCCTCACGCGCCTGAAGGCGCACTACATCATTGCGACGCTATCCAACGGCAACGTCGCGCTGCTGACCAACATGGCGAAGAACGCCGGGCTTCCCTGGGACGCCATCCTCTCGGCGGAACTCGCCGGGCACTACAAGACCGACCCCGAGGTCTATCAAACCGCCGCGCGGCTCCTTGGCCTGAAGCCGGAAGAGTGCATGATGGTGGCCGCGCACAAGAACGATCTACGCGCCGCGGCGAAGGTCGGCTTCCGGACCGCCTTCGTCGAGCGGCCGCTCGAGTTCGGGCCCATGCGGACTCCAGACATGGCCGTCGAGCCCGATATCGACCTCCACGCCAGCGACTTCCTGGATCTGGCGCGTCTGCTGGGCGCCTAA
- a CDS encoding DVUA0089 family protein, which produces MLRKSIIVTLLTALAASGSSFTGTFSQDDEQAVFTFTLAAPTSIELISFGYAGGVNEAGDPIAAGGFDTILTIFEGLGPTAVLFNLNNDGGCGPVGVDPVTNACWDSFLSLPLLAAGDYTVVLTQADNFANGPTLGDGFLHDGEGDFTGPTFLGLPGTFIDANLDQRTGNWAMDIRGIETPAPEPSTIGLTAAGLLTLLRAAARKR; this is translated from the coding sequence GTGCTTCGGAAATCAATCATCGTGACTCTGCTGACGGCGCTGGCCGCATCCGGCTCGTCGTTTACCGGAACCTTTTCTCAGGACGACGAGCAAGCTGTCTTCACGTTCACGCTGGCCGCGCCAACATCGATCGAGCTCATCAGCTTTGGATACGCCGGCGGCGTGAACGAGGCGGGCGATCCGATCGCCGCTGGAGGCTTCGACACCATCCTGACCATTTTTGAAGGACTCGGCCCCACCGCGGTGCTGTTCAACCTGAACAACGACGGCGGCTGCGGCCCCGTGGGCGTGGATCCGGTGACCAACGCCTGCTGGGACTCCTTCCTGTCCCTGCCGCTGCTGGCCGCGGGAGACTACACCGTGGTCCTCACCCAGGCAGACAATTTCGCCAACGGCCCGACACTCGGAGACGGTTTTTTACATGACGGAGAAGGCGATTTCACCGGACCCACGTTTCTGGGCCTGCCTGGAACCTTCATCGACGCCAACCTGGATCAGCGAACCGGCAACTGGGCGATGGACATCCGGGGGATCGAGACGCCGGCGCCGGAGCCGTCGACGATTGGCCTGACCGCGGCCGGACTCCTCACACTACTTCGCGCGGCTGCGCGAAAACGCTAA
- a CDS encoding DNRLRE domain-containing protein has product MKLVRLLLPGTFAVALCWGAEAPLVGDAHVSATNPAINFGSLTTLNVGNSQRAFLQFNPSATLPAGVTASQIAKASLVLFVNRVTTAGAIDVNLAGGPWSELAITNGNAPAISTTVATAVAVSTPGTFLAIDATAVVKEWIGGQPNNGFVVTPSHLSPSTSIVLDSKETTTTSHPAMLLIELAGEPGPAGPTGPQGPQGSTGPQGPQGPQGPLGLTGAQGPQGPQGPPGPASTGVHFASLLLINLDSSTLVRNFEVEGPSTGFLSDFDLHGTIIAFGGACELTMTATAVPALTGAQIINMRVLRVTAGSPLGSNATENLTGALQLSAANSTATSLNTWTISPGDRVAFRTSRAVADPPYNNPQHVYVQWACN; this is encoded by the coding sequence ATGAAACTCGTACGGCTCTTACTGCCGGGAACATTCGCGGTGGCGCTCTGCTGGGGCGCGGAGGCTCCGCTCGTCGGGGACGCCCACGTCTCCGCAACCAATCCCGCCATCAACTTCGGCAGCCTCACAACACTCAACGTCGGCAATTCCCAGCGGGCGTTTCTCCAGTTCAACCCGTCCGCGACGCTGCCGGCGGGCGTTACGGCGTCGCAGATCGCCAAAGCCAGTCTGGTGCTGTTCGTCAACCGGGTTACGACGGCCGGCGCAATCGACGTGAATCTGGCCGGCGGTCCGTGGAGCGAATTGGCGATCACGAACGGAAACGCACCCGCGATTTCCACCACCGTCGCCACTGCCGTTGCGGTCTCGACGCCTGGAACTTTCCTGGCGATCGACGCCACCGCGGTCGTCAAGGAGTGGATCGGCGGACAGCCGAACAACGGCTTCGTCGTCACGCCGAGCCATTTGAGTCCTTCCACCAGCATCGTTCTGGATTCGAAGGAAACGACAACCACCAGCCACCCGGCGATGTTGCTGATCGAGCTGGCGGGGGAACCAGGCCCGGCTGGCCCCACGGGTCCGCAGGGCCCGCAAGGGTCGACGGGGCCGCAGGGCCCCCAGGGTCCGCAAGGGCCGCTGGGCCTCACCGGCGCGCAAGGACCGCAGGGTCCGCAAGGGCCTCCGGGACCCGCCTCCACCGGCGTGCACTTCGCATCCCTGCTGCTCATCAATCTGGACTCCTCCACCCTGGTCCGCAACTTTGAGGTGGAAGGCCCGTCCACCGGCTTCCTGTCCGATTTCGACCTGCACGGGACCATCATTGCGTTTGGCGGCGCGTGCGAACTGACGATGACCGCCACGGCGGTGCCGGCCCTGACCGGCGCGCAGATCATCAATATGCGCGTGCTGCGTGTCACGGCCGGTTCCCCGCTCGGATCCAATGCCACCGAGAATCTCACCGGCGCCCTGCAACTCAGCGCGGCAAACAGCACAGCCACCAGCTTGAATACGTGGACGATCTCACCCGGCGACCGGGTCGCCTTCCGCACCTCGAGAGCAGTCGCCGATCCTCCGTACAACAACCCGCAGCACGTTTACGTGCAGTGGGCCTGTAACTGA
- a CDS encoding protein kinase has product MSGGSISHFEILEPLGEGGMGVVSLARDTRLGRLVALKVLHPESCCDPEQKQRFLQEARTASSLNHPNIVTIYEIDNADGVDLIAMEYVRGQTIDRIVRGRPLDAAQAADYAIQMARALEAAHGAGIAHRDIKPSNIMVNDAGLVKVLDFGLAKIRARGAPFDMSGGGQVSELTTASGPRTAEGVLMGTLAYMSPEQVSARPAAFESDIFSFGTVFYEMLSGANPFHGSSNAETVTAILRDSARPLAGKIPGVTTELDAVVSRCHEKTAEKRYPSATALRVALEEAAAVRHTPSRFRFPNAAVAAFAALVLAAVGLLWWRTFHKAGADGPEPAPAPMVRLTADPGLTSFPAISRDGTLVAYASDRAGAGDLDVWVQQTSGGNPIRLTTVATDDYEPVFSPDGAYIAYRSERDGGGIYVMPALGGDSRLVAPKGRSPAWSPDGKWIAYIESSAGVGATFSTGPSRLYAVPSSGGDPTRLAPGYPVAHHPQWSPDSSHVIFIGNDQLGPPTYDLCAVTLEPGAAPIRSGAFESLRTRGLVLGPFPFALTPADGDVAVVFSARSGDSLNLWRVRLSPLNWRVSGPFQQVTHGTGREIEASIAQDGRMVFSSGQQNSDLYELPVNANTGAVTGKLVQLTREAGDDYYPDIAADGSAIAFVSRRSGNDDVFLYDARTGRHGALLVTLGREMYPKVSADGTVVAFTSIAEGRRSILYMPATGGVATKLCEDCGLLRDMTPDGGRLLLQVNDPPHVSLMDVATRKVTPFIQHARFPIYAPKVSADGGWVAFQVVDRPTARTIYVARMSNPRDWTPVTDGKSMDRSPAWSPDGRLLYYLSERDTFRCIWAQRLDAAKRPAGAPFAVAHFHDAVRSMMNLDGPAQVSISVGPDRLVFSMGVSVANVWLARLP; this is encoded by the coding sequence GTGTCCGGCGGAAGTATTTCCCACTTTGAGATTCTTGAGCCCCTTGGCGAAGGCGGCATGGGCGTTGTGTCCCTGGCCCGCGACACCCGCCTCGGGCGGCTAGTGGCCCTCAAAGTGCTTCATCCGGAATCCTGTTGCGACCCGGAGCAGAAGCAGCGCTTTCTCCAAGAAGCCCGGACGGCATCGTCCCTCAATCACCCCAATATCGTCACCATCTACGAGATCGACAACGCCGACGGCGTCGACCTGATCGCGATGGAGTACGTCCGCGGCCAAACCATCGACCGCATCGTGCGCGGCCGCCCCCTCGATGCCGCTCAGGCCGCCGACTACGCCATCCAGATGGCCCGCGCGCTCGAAGCCGCCCATGGCGCGGGGATCGCCCATCGCGACATCAAGCCCTCCAACATCATGGTGAACGACGCCGGGCTCGTAAAGGTGCTCGATTTCGGCCTGGCCAAGATCCGCGCCCGCGGCGCGCCGTTCGATATGAGCGGCGGCGGTCAGGTCAGCGAACTCACCACCGCCAGCGGACCACGCACCGCCGAGGGCGTCCTCATGGGCACCCTTGCCTACATGTCCCCGGAGCAGGTCTCGGCGCGCCCGGCCGCGTTCGAGTCAGACATCTTTTCCTTTGGCACCGTGTTCTACGAGATGCTCTCCGGCGCCAATCCATTCCACGGCTCGAGCAATGCGGAAACCGTTACCGCGATCCTTCGCGATTCCGCCCGTCCTCTCGCTGGGAAGATCCCCGGCGTCACCACCGAGCTCGACGCCGTGGTGAGCCGCTGTCACGAAAAGACGGCGGAAAAACGCTATCCGTCGGCCACCGCCCTGCGGGTTGCGCTCGAAGAAGCCGCCGCCGTTCGTCACACGCCCTCCCGATTCCGGTTTCCGAACGCCGCCGTTGCCGCATTCGCCGCTCTGGTGCTTGCCGCCGTCGGGCTTCTCTGGTGGAGGACGTTCCACAAGGCCGGCGCCGACGGACCTGAGCCGGCTCCGGCGCCGATGGTCCGCCTCACTGCCGACCCGGGCCTGACTTCTTTTCCCGCCATCAGCCGCGACGGCACACTCGTCGCCTACGCTTCGGATCGCGCCGGCGCCGGCGACCTGGACGTCTGGGTGCAGCAAACCTCGGGCGGCAATCCGATCCGCCTCACGACCGTCGCCACCGACGACTACGAGCCGGTATTCTCTCCCGACGGCGCCTACATCGCCTACCGCAGCGAACGCGACGGCGGCGGCATCTACGTGATGCCCGCGCTGGGCGGCGATTCGCGGCTGGTGGCTCCGAAGGGACGCAGCCCGGCTTGGTCGCCCGACGGAAAGTGGATCGCCTACATTGAGAGTTCGGCGGGAGTCGGAGCGACTTTTTCCACGGGCCCCTCCCGGCTCTACGCGGTTCCGTCCTCCGGCGGCGACCCAACGCGGCTTGCACCCGGCTACCCCGTGGCGCACCATCCTCAATGGTCGCCCGACAGCAGCCACGTCATCTTCATCGGCAACGATCAACTCGGCCCGCCGACCTACGACCTGTGCGCCGTGACGCTGGAGCCAGGCGCCGCTCCCATCCGCAGCGGGGCCTTCGAGAGCCTGCGGACGCGAGGCCTCGTGCTGGGTCCGTTTCCGTTCGCCCTCACGCCGGCCGACGGCGACGTCGCAGTGGTCTTCAGCGCTCGTTCCGGCGACAGCCTGAACCTGTGGCGCGTCCGCCTCAGCCCTTTGAACTGGCGCGTGTCCGGTCCGTTCCAACAGGTGACTCACGGCACCGGACGCGAAATCGAAGCGTCCATCGCGCAAGACGGCCGCATGGTGTTTTCGAGCGGGCAGCAGAACAGCGATCTGTACGAACTGCCGGTGAACGCAAACACCGGCGCAGTTACCGGGAAACTCGTCCAATTGACGCGCGAGGCCGGCGACGACTACTATCCGGACATCGCCGCTGATGGGTCAGCCATCGCCTTCGTTTCCCGACGCTCCGGCAACGACGATGTCTTCCTCTACGACGCGCGCACCGGACGCCACGGCGCGCTGCTCGTCACGCTCGGCCGCGAGATGTATCCCAAGGTTTCCGCCGATGGCACCGTCGTCGCGTTCACTTCCATCGCGGAGGGCCGCCGGTCCATTCTTTACATGCCCGCCACCGGCGGCGTCGCAACCAAACTCTGCGAGGATTGCGGCCTTTTGCGCGACATGACTCCCGATGGCGGCCGGCTGCTGCTCCAGGTGAACGATCCCCCGCACGTCAGCTTGATGGACGTCGCCACGCGCAAGGTGACGCCCTTCATTCAGCACGCCCGCTTCCCGATCTACGCGCCTAAGGTCTCCGCCGACGGCGGATGGGTCGCCTTCCAGGTAGTGGACCGTCCGACGGCGCGCACCATCTACGTCGCGCGCATGTCGAACCCGCGAGACTGGACTCCGGTCACCGACGGCAAGTCCATGGACCGCAGCCCTGCCTGGTCGCCCGACGGACGCCTGCTCTACTATCTTTCCGAGCGCGACACGTTCCGGTGTATCTGGGCGCAGCGGCTGGATGCGGCGAAACGCCCGGCCGGAGCGCCGTTCGCCGTGGCGCACTTCCACGACGCGGTCCGTTCGATGATGAACCTCGACGGCCCGGCACAGGTGAGTATCTCCGTCGGGCCGGATCGGCTCGTCTTCAGCATGGGCGTGAGTGTGGCGAACGTGTGGCTGGCGCGCCTGCCGTAA
- a CDS encoding hydroxyacid-oxoacid transhydrogenase, protein MKHETAFEMATSSIRFGAGVTREVGMDLADLGLASTLVVTDPWLVRMAPVATALESLETNRIAFTLYDRVRVEPTDVSFRDAIDFARGVEFDAIVAVGGGSVIDTAKAVNLYTCYPPEDFLDYVNPPIGKGKPVPGALKPLIAIPTTAGTGSETTGVAIFDMLAMHAKTGIAHRRLKPALGLLDPENTKTLPAQVAASSGLDVLCHAIESYTAIPFATRPLPERPLLRPAYQGSNPVSDIWSLEALAITAKYLPRVFRDPGDEEARGRMLLAASYAGVGFGNAGVHLPHGMSYPVSGMVKKFHMPGYHREHPLVPHGVSVILNAPAVFRFTARANPERHLRAAEVLGADVSRARPDTAGEVLAGRIAELMAELEIPDGLQALGYRSEHIPALVQGTLPQHRVTKLSPRPAGEDELALLFEDAMKAYR, encoded by the coding sequence ATGAAACACGAAACCGCCTTTGAAATGGCCACGTCGAGCATCCGCTTCGGGGCCGGTGTCACGCGCGAGGTCGGAATGGACTTGGCCGACCTCGGACTCGCCAGTACTCTCGTCGTCACCGACCCGTGGCTCGTCCGCATGGCCCCCGTCGCCACGGCGCTCGAATCGCTCGAAACGAACCGGATCGCCTTCACCCTCTACGATCGGGTTCGCGTCGAGCCCACCGACGTCTCCTTCCGCGACGCCATCGATTTCGCCCGCGGCGTCGAATTTGACGCGATCGTCGCCGTCGGCGGCGGCTCCGTGATCGACACGGCCAAGGCCGTCAACCTCTACACCTGCTACCCGCCAGAGGATTTCCTCGACTACGTCAACCCGCCCATCGGGAAGGGCAAGCCCGTGCCCGGCGCATTGAAGCCGCTGATCGCGATTCCCACCACGGCCGGCACCGGAAGCGAAACCACCGGCGTCGCCATCTTCGATATGCTCGCGATGCACGCCAAAACCGGCATCGCGCACCGCCGCCTGAAGCCGGCCCTCGGCCTGCTCGATCCGGAAAACACGAAGACTCTCCCGGCGCAAGTGGCGGCGTCAAGCGGGCTCGACGTGCTGTGCCACGCGATCGAATCCTACACCGCGATCCCGTTCGCCACCCGCCCGCTGCCGGAGCGGCCCCTCTTGCGGCCAGCCTACCAGGGGTCGAACCCCGTCAGCGACATCTGGTCGCTCGAAGCCCTGGCGATCACGGCGAAGTACCTGCCGCGCGTGTTCCGCGACCCTGGCGACGAGGAGGCGCGCGGCCGGATGCTGCTCGCCGCGTCGTACGCCGGCGTCGGATTCGGCAACGCGGGCGTGCACCTGCCGCATGGCATGTCGTATCCGGTCTCGGGAATGGTGAAGAAGTTCCACATGCCCGGATACCACCGCGAGCACCCCCTGGTTCCGCACGGCGTCTCGGTGATACTGAACGCGCCGGCCGTGTTCCGCTTCACCGCCAGGGCGAATCCGGAACGTCACCTTCGCGCGGCCGAGGTGCTGGGCGCGGACGTGTCGCGCGCGCGGCCCGATACCGCTGGCGAAGTGCTCGCCGGCCGCATCGCGGAATTGATGGCGGAACTCGAAATCCCCGATGGTCTGCAGGCCCTCGGCTACCGGTCCGAACACATCCCCGCGCTGGTTCAGGGGACACTGCCGCAGCACCGTGTCACCAAGCTTTCTCCGCGCCCGGCCGGCGAGGACGAACTCGCCCTGTTGTTCGAAGACGCGATGAAGGCGTACCGGTAG